GGGAGTACAATCAAGTATGATTGAGTAGTATTTTGCTTCCTTTACCTCCTTTATGATTTGTTTTTTAATCTCATTCCCTAACATAAGAATTAGCTCGTTTTGAATCTTGTGCCCAAGATAATGCACATGAACCTCATCATTTGTGATTCGTCGCACATGCTCTTTAATAATCGGGTCAAACTCTTCCAGCATTTCAATGAGACCCAAAAAATTTCCGTTACCTGTTTAatgcatttaataaataataagtgAAAATGAAACGAAAACAATTTGGTGGTCGCggaacaaaaacaataataattattattaccttTTTGGTACAACTTTTCTTTTGATCCACGGAAAGCTAAACTATGTTTAGCTAGAAATTTTACTACTGCAATAATTCTCAAAAGGACTTGCATCCAGTAATCTCTTTCTTTCTTCAATTGTGTGTATTGAATGTTATCAATTGTCTCGTTCAACTTCAATCTTTTACGCATATCACACCATTTGTTCATATTTTCAAGATGAACTGTTGTAATTTCATGTAATCTGAGACATTCATAAGCATGCAACCAATCATTATAACCTTCCCCGTCCAGACCACCGTTCGGATGCCCTTTTCTAAAAATTTTACAACAGAAGCAAAATATTTTGTCTAACTCTTTTGAATATACTAGCCATGGTCGATCACACTTCTCCAAATTTGATAAAATTCTTGTATATAAAGCTGCAGAAAACCTTCTATTGTTGGTTTTCGGACCCGAAACTATTTTATTATCTCTTTTAGGACCATTCTCAACCAAAAGTTTAATCTCATCAGAACTAAGTCCTTCCCACCTTCTTGGGTCAAATATATCAACAAGATTATGTATCACATCTTCTTCACTAATATTTGTCTCGGCACGCTCTTCTTTTTCTGCCTCTTGTTCTTCAATATGCTCTTGCCCTTCCGTCTCTTCTAGATTTACTTGTACATGTTCTTTCTCTTCAAGATTTGGTTTATTTAAAAACTTATGTAGTGTACCAGCTTGAGACTTTTTCATTTTCTCATCTTCTTTTTTTCTTTTACGTTTTTCATGACCGGATAATTGTTTAGGAGCCATCCCTAATCCTATTTACCAATCAGTAACCATACAACAAAACTTGAGTCTTATTATAAAAATAGAACAACATATAATAATTCAAATCATTCATTAATTCAACATATAAATCAAAATTGAAAAGTTAGCCATATAAAAAAAACTGCTCTGTCAATTATACTAGTTTAATTCAATTCATATATTAATTCAATTCTTTGTTCGTATATCTCTCGAGACTCTAGTTATACCAGTTCTCTTGAATTCATTAAGTGaacattaaatatttaaataattaaattgatAAGAGTGTATCAATAATCAATGTATCATAACAGTAAGGACTTAATTATTTTATTGATCGAAACTGACAAACATTAAATTGATTAATTGATTAATTGAATAATTGTAATAAACTCAAGTATACTTATCAAAAAGAATTGAGGTGATAAAACGTTCAATTAAAAAGAAGCTATACGATTACGGCTATTACATTCAATTCTTTTCATTCAATTACTCCCAACTAAACATAAATTGATTAATTGAATAATTGATAATAGTATAATGTTTAGTTTATACTTACATACATACACATAACAGATCGATGAAGCAAAGTCCAAAAGAACCAATTGAAATTCGATGAAAGATGAAGCAAATTTCGAGCGACGTATCACGAATGACGTATGTCAGGTAGCTTATTCCGTATGATTGAAGTGAAccgtctgtttttttttttttttggccctAGTTCTATAATTCCTTTTGGGCCTTAAGTGTACAATGCCTAGTTCCAAAATAATTTTTGGGCCCTAAAATTTATGGGCCCTGTGCAAATGTACACAATGTACATACTATTGGGCCGGGCCTGTAAGCCACCTTAGAATTTTGAGCCGAAAACTACCTAAATCCACACTAACAAATTTATTACCAAATGATACAAGCaaaaatatcaaaatgtaataatatatataattttctgAATTTACTTACCCCTTCGTGTGTACTTTCTCTTATTAGTGTCTTCATCGTCCGCATGATTACAAAACTCAGAGGCTTGCTTATCAGCTGGTGGAGTACTTTTTCTCGTGGTAGCACCAGACTGCGTTAAATTTGCGAAAGATAACGTATAGTAACAATTTAAGACATACCATACATTTACAGACACACTCGATATTAAGATGAAATATGTTAATTGTTAGTATGGGTCGGGTTGACAACAAATCAAATTTTGTCTCTCATTTGAAAACATAAACAATAAATTTGAATTATGGTTATATAAACCATTAGTGAGAGTACATGGGACtttcaacccattttgacacattcTCTGTATAGCAAAGATAACTATTTGAGATGTTTGGGTTGATGTGTATATCACAACCCAAATAGAATCACTTGATGAGTACGCGGGTAGATATTGCCACCTTTAATATCAAGAAAAATGAAGGAAAAAAAACGTATATCCACGTTTTGAAAAAATTACTTACACCACCAGAATTTGGGCTTTTTGAGAAACTGGGCTCATTATTGGACTTCTCTGAAACAGGATCATCTTTTTTTACAGTATCAATGGTTGAAAGTTTAAAAGAAGCATTTACAGTAACAACTTTTGATCTTAAAGGATCTGAATCAAAAGCAGGTGGCGGTCCATTAGTTGAATGTTTCGGTGGCGATGATATTGGATGATTTCCAAACAAGTTCTTCTCATTTCCACTCTACAAAGCAAAAGTAAGAAGTCAACATTTATATACAACACGATATACATTCATTGAATTGTTGTTTGTTTAGTTGTTCTTAATTCCATACTTGTGTTATGGTAAACATTGATATTAAACATTAGATTCTTACTTTGAATTGATTACTAAGGTGTTGTTTCTTTTTCACTGTGCAGACCTTATTCTGCGTGCCCACAGATGTTTTTATTGCAAACTGTTTATTTTTCTAAAGACGTAATATAAAATAATTGCTTGCAGACACAAAAACAACAATATTTGATATTCAGCCTACAGATATTCAGACCACAACTTTTTCTGCAGATGTGGTTTAGAAATCtttaaataaaaacatgttaaaaaacaAACACCACCTAAGCTTCTGGGCTATTACAACCCTACCCTGTTATTTAGCTCATTCTGCAAAGATTACCTGCCTAATTGCTTCCTTTAATTGTGAATACAAACGAGACCCTGAGTTCTTGACATTCTTCGGAGGCCATATCTACAAAGacaacttttttttttattagaaTCGATTCAAATAACAAGCTACATAACTATAGATGAGTAGTATACCGAAATTGAACATGCTGGACAAACATATCCATCTGGAGTAGTATTTGAAGGAAAACCTTTAATATGAACAACCAAACAATCTGTATGTATAATATCTGGAAACATGCACACAAGATCAAAAAGAATAAGTAATGTGATACATTTCAATATACTAAAGTACATATTATTACATATTTACATATCTAGTATAAATGCACAGAATTATAACATACGTAAGCAACCAAGTCGCGTTGTTTGCGACTCATCGTCATCTTGGAGCACCGCCTGGCACCGACAACACTTTGTAGGCCAATCGTAGTCTCCATCAATCACCCACGCTGAATACGTGCCAACCTACATAATTTGACATGTAGTCTCAATCAAACAATTTGCATTACAAATATATGTTTAAAAAAATTAATACAAGTGATAAAGAGTatgatatattacaacatacaacgCAAATTCGATGATCCTGAAAACATATGCATTCTCCACAAACAGGAACTTTGTGTACAAAGCAGTACAATTTAGTTGCCTGCACGTGATCAAAACGTTCATATATTCATTATTTGTTCAtaataacctatatgtatcaaatataaTGGTAGctctatatattatataaaacgtaATGACGCATGGCATAATGATACCTTTCGACATTTACAGACCACCATATGAAAATGTTTAATAAACCAATTGATGTATGGAAGTTTAtaaagatttccagcctacaatctagaagcccaccttctagatattcaaagtaggcaaccttgacaactcatatggaggtagcaaagttgatgatgatgacggccgccaaccttctccgttcacaccattccaccgccatagaatttttactataaatagagtaaatcatcctaaatcactcagagaagtgtaatcacaacctagagagtgtgtgtgagtttgagagttttttttgtaagagttttgtaatactctgtaaatctattcttgtgagtaatagagttgtttttctctcaaatttatatctcccaacgttcaggcgatcccctcttcctaacaagtggtatcaagagcttggttagagacgttggttgagtttttgggttttcggaagttttctcaaaattcaattttgagtgtaccattggattcgtctcgtcgaaccgagtccaacgcaaaaaactgcgacttaaacggagttataacgagcccataaaacgcggtcaaagtttggtcaactcgccggaatctcgccggagaagacgaccggtgccggaatttttgccggagaagacgatcactgtagcaattcactgtagcagctggcgacACTGTATCAAAtcactgtagcggtactgtagcggtactgtagcaattctgaaattttacaatttggtccctgaaattttcagaatttcattcttggtccctgaagtttataaaaattataattttgccccgtaagtggaatttaagccgcgaagtgtctattccaccattttcaaccgttccggacgtaacggtgatctctgttttctacaattcaaccccgtttgtattgaaaaattatttttaaagtgataatgtccacagaagagtcaacatcatcttccggagctatgattatgctcacagcaacaaactacacgctgtggaaacctcggatggaagatctcctcagctgtaaggatttgttcgatcctattgaattgaagggtataaaccctgattctgccaaagagaaagagtggaagaaatcaaaccgaaaaactattggtcagatccgtcaatggattgatcatagtgtcttccaccatgttgcacaagagacagacgcatatgtcctctggaaaaagttggaggacatgtaccaggccaagactgctcggaataaagccctgctgatgaggcgtttagtcaacatgaagctcaaaagtggaacttcagttgtcgagcataccagtgagtttcagaacttggtcaaccagttatcgtctgtagagatgccgcttggcgatgaagttcaggcactactgctacttagttcccttcccgatagttgggaaacgctggtagtaacactcagcaactcagcaccgaatggcaaacttaccatgtcaatggtcaaggatgccctattcagtgaagaggcaaggagaaaggacatgggcacagatcagacccatgcctttgtcacagagaatcgggggagacagcgaatgagtagcaaaaataaatggagaggcagaagtaagagcaggggcaggtcagctgatggcagaaaaccaacatataaatgtcatcattgtggattagagggacatatgaagaagaactgctatagattaaaagaggaacaaggtcaaagcagttcacagccgaagaataagggtggagaaacattagttgctatcacaggtgatgtagcttattgttcaacccatgatgagacatgccttcacgtctcacgagaagaagcggaatgggtggtagatactgcagcttcctaccacgtgactccatacaaagaATACtttacaacatacaaagctggtgactttggagctgtgaagatgggaaattccagttccgctgagattgtcggaattggtgatgtcaagataaagacaagttccgggagcacaatcactctgaaggatgtccgtcatgtgccagatcttcggctgaatctactttccggagtagctctcgataaacagggctatgatagtcatttcagtagaggcacgtggaaattgtcaagaggcgctataatagtcgctcgaggacacatttgtggcacactgtacaagactcatgtgaagatctgcacagacagcattaatgttgcagaaaaggaggcttcacaaaatttatggcaccagagactcggtcacatgagtgagaaagggttgtctaccctaataaagaaggagcttatcaatgtagacaaggacgctgcactagatccttgcaatcattgtctgtttggtaagcaacatagagtctcgtttaattcctcttcaacgagaagatcagagttactcagtctggtacactctgatgtttgcggtcccttagaggttgaatcaattggtggcaaccgatactttctaacgtttatcgatgatgcttctcgaaaggtgtgggtatatttcttgcgaacgaaggaccaggtgtttgattacttcaaacagttccatgtcatggtagaacgtgagacaggaaataagttaaagtgtcttcgatccgacaacggcggtgaatactcttccagacagttcgatgcctattgcagatcatatggcatccgacatgagaagacggtcccacgtacccctcaacataatggtatagcagaaagaatgaaccgaacaatcatggaacgtgttcggagcatgctcagtatggctaagctgccaaagccattctggggagaagcagtcagagccgcttgttatttgatcaaccgatctccatcagtaccactgaattttgaagttccggagaaactttggtctggaaaggatccatcatactctcacttaagagtatttggatgtttggcgtacgcacatgtatccaaggagctcaggcagaagctggatgcaaggaccactccatgcatattcataggctatggagatgaagaatttggatacagattatgggatccaaaggagaaaaaggtgatcagaagtagggacgtggtgttccatgaaagccagacaatagaagatattgaaaagcccacaatatctcagaagacaaatgttgctgctcaggtgccagaggcaacaacggaatcattcatgagaaatgaattttcagtgcaagaagaaatgccagaagtagaagataatgaggaaaatgacggtgctgagcagggggagccacaaccccatctgccagacgttccagcaccatcacaaggtcaagatgatggtggatttcctcagaatgttccagaagttcgtagatctgaacgaggtcggattccatcgagtagatatccagaatccgagtaccttctacttactgaagatggagaaccggagattttttatgaagcagtaactcataaggataaagaaaaatggttgctcgcaatgcaggatgagatggattctctgcagaaaaatcaaacttatgagattgtagaacttccacgcgggaagaaggcactgaaaaataaatgggtgttcaagctgaaaaaggatggtagtggaaaagtggtgaaatacaaagcacgacttgtagtcaaaggattccaacagaagaaagggattgattttgacgagatattttcaccagtagtcaagatgacttcaattagagtcatacttggattggtcgcaagtatgaacttggagcttgaacaaatggatgtaaagacagcttttcttcatggagatttacatgaagaaatttacatggagcagccagaaggttttgaggtttcaggagataatctcgtatgcaagctgaagaaaagtttgtacggtttaaagcaggcacctaggcagtggtacaagaagtttgactcgtgcatggtgagtcacgggtacaagaaaactgcagcagatgagtgtgtctacattcagaagttttctgaaggagatttcgttgctcttctactttatgtagacgatattttgatcgtagggaaagacgtaacgaagatcaaccagctgaagaaggaactctctaagtcttttgacatgaaagacttaggacaggctcaacagattttgggaatgcaaataacccgagacaggaagaataaaaggttatggctatctcaagagaagtatattgaacgagtgctttcacgtttcaatatgaacaatgccaaacctgttagcattccattagccaaccatttcaagttaagcaagagttcttgtccctcatccaaggaagagatcggggagatgtcttcagtaccatattcttcagcagttggaagtttgatgtatgcgatggtgtgtacaaggcccgatattgctcatgtagtgggaacggtgagtcgttttctctcgaaccccgggaaagagcattgggatgcagtaaa
This genomic window from Rutidosis leptorrhynchoides isolate AG116_Rl617_1_P2 chromosome 2, CSIRO_AGI_Rlap_v1, whole genome shotgun sequence contains:
- the LOC139887910 gene encoding uncharacterized protein, whose translation is MAHKLMDQIKEINKEKVASEAKTNDHKRKGNENRDRNHNYQHHHKKQEVSQGVSSRRNQNTYQGKQLQCQKCKRHHFGNCTVVCKNCNKVGHHIQNCRFPLTDVNKAALEAVICYGCGKKGHYKNKCPNQKRENGPATKLYCFVHKVPVCGECICFQDHRICVVGTYSAWVIDGDYDWPTKCCRCQAVLQDDDESQTTRLGCLHIIHTDCLVVHIKGFPSNTTPDGYVCPACSISIWPPKNVKNSGSRLYSQLKEAIRQSGNEKNLFGNHPISSPPKHSTNGPPPAFDSDPLRSKVVTVNASFKLSTIDTVKKDDPVSEKSNNEPSFSKSPNSGGSGATTRKSTPPADKQASEFCNHADDEDTNKRKYTRRGSFRLKILRWLIPFWSSGLPSLPVTTPPKRDANENEIHTRPHRPSRMDPRKILIFIAIMACMATMGILYHSIAQRGFWMEMGDNGQQLPLF